Part of the Antechinus flavipes isolate AdamAnt ecotype Samford, QLD, Australia chromosome 2, AdamAnt_v2, whole genome shotgun sequence genome is shown below.
TCTACAAAGAGCTTGACAAGATCCTCCAAAATCAACACAGATTTTAATCTTTTGATTGTTGCCAAGGTTGTCACAGGTGAGTataaaaatatgttggaaaaataTGCTTAAGGATTAAGAAAGAAGTCAATGGCTGTTGTACTACTCAGAAGCTCCATGTTTGTAAAACATAAATATCTCCATTCAGAAGTGTCTGAACAAAGTAAGAACCAAATATCATTCTccaaaatgaaatcaattatatCTTAACACTTAGGAAATGAGTAGGTTCAGATTGTGTGAATCAATTCAGAAATAGTTATCTATGTTCAGTAAGAAAATTAATTAGTTAGAATAATGGTCACagttaaaagcaaattagaagaaaaagaagagaagatattTTGTGAAACTATAACCATTGTAATCTAACCTGTTAGAATAAATTATGGatgttggaaaaataaatatgaataaggGAAAAGACAACTACTCTTCGATCACCAACTTCTACTATTTTACTAATGTAAAACAATCACTGTACAAGGAGACCAAAACAGCCCAGAAAATTCTTCAGCCAATACATTGGATCTCCAGAGGACCTGAATTTTGAAAGTTAATATAACTACTTACTGCTTccatgatcttgagcaagtcacttaagttttctGGGCTAGAATTATTTTGTGATTATGGAATAAACATGCTTTATTTAGTAATAATTTAGTGATAGATGATGAAAATTTGATTACTAATCTGAAAACTAAGTGAGCTCTATATCAGAGAGAATTCAATTGATAATTATATATAAGTAGAGGTAAGAAAATATTGAAGCAAAATAATAGATTTCAGAGCTGGGCCAGAGAAGCCATGACTTCCTCTCTGAACTGTCACTTCTTTTGCCAGGCAAATTTATTTAACTCAAAAAAGATTTAGGTTTTCTTTCTACTACTGCTACCTGTGGCTGAAATAGAGAAGCTATTTTTGTTCTTTACTATAATCCACTgccaaggaggaagaggaaaagaaggaggagaacaaaaagagaaggaaaattaaggacaaggagaaaaagaatgagaaatttatTTGTATCATCATCTGTTTTTTTGTTGGGAGGTGGAGAAGAAGAATCCTTCAAAGATCCTGAATTGTAGAGACGTTTGCCAAATTTAGGATAAGGGTTACTGCCTTTTCCTAAGAGAACAcaacattaattcatttgaaagcATCACCTAAGCCTGAAACTGGAAGTGACAGATACTACAGTTGCTGTCAGGGAGCAAGCTCACTTGAGGAGAAAAGCAGCTTAGGAACAGACCACAAGAGAAGCAGTACAAATAAACTAAGTCATCCAGCTGAGACACCATGCCCAATGAAGTGTCATCCACCACAGTGTGGATCAGCACAGCTTAGCAGTGGAAGTATTTGTTCAACACAGAAACTAGACTCATCGAGGAATATTTATGGGCAATTCCTGAGACAGAGTAGACACCAAAGTCTGCAGTTCTAGTGTTATGAGTTGCTCCAGCCATATATATTCTCCAAGTATGCCTTAGTATCCTGGGACTATCCTGTAAATCCCTTCTTTGTACAGACTCTATGTGAATTAGTGGGAGAGTGCAATTCAAATTTACAGGTCTCATATTCTGAAAATGTTACGTATTTGATTTACATtttcattaaatgcttttggcTAAGGTTAATTGAGTGACTGACTTCCAAATAGACTTTTCTAGGCTAGGTGAGTACTCATGAGCGCCAGTGTTAGTAGAAAGAGTCATTCACAAGCATCACCCCTAGagccaggagagtagtaaatGGTGGAAGTCATCTTTCTTCTGGGGAAACTCCAACTTGCCACCGTGGAAGCAAATGGCGTGAAGTATAAAAGGAGAAATCTTTCTAACAATCAGAGCTATCCTAAAGTGGAATAGGCGGTTTAGACAATAGCAGCCTTTGCTACAGGTCTTCAAGGAAAGGATGggtaattttattcatatatatatatatagtttatatatatatatatatatatccttataatttatatatatatccttgtTCCAGGCATTCACAACTGTGTCCAATGAAGTAGGAAGGGCAGGAGTGTCTAAAGAGTCCACAAGGAAcacaaaaagctttttaaaggGTTCAGATAAGAGACGGAATAGATCACAGATAACTAAGgatgaatataaaagaattacacatcCCTTCATATCCAGTGTCAGGAGAGTGAAAGCTCAGACTGAGCAGAGACAAATGATAAAAACTAaggacaataaaaaaagaaaaacaaaacaaaactcttttaGCTATGTGGGAGGAGGAAGTTCACCCTGCTGTGGGTGAATGGAAAGGTTGACCAACTCAACTGCCATTTTGCTCTTATGTTTTCTGCCATGGAGAAGGACCTTTGGTTTGAGAAGGatagaacaaaaatgattaagaGGGAATTGGAACCCAAGAGAAACGAGAAGATGAAAGAGCCTTTAGCTGTCCTTGAGAGGTGTTTCTAGATGAATTCTGACCCAGAGAATGGAAATAGCTTTTGGATGCCACTGTTAAGCTTTCATTGTTGATTATGAGAATTATAAAAGGGGTCGGGAGTGGCAATAGGTagatgttttcctaatttttcaaaaggaaaggaTAGAGTCTTTGAACTATATAAGAGTGAGTTACTACCAATATGAGGAGGAATATTAATGGGGAGATCTGTAAGCAGTGAGAACCAGCATTGATTCATAAAGACACATTCATAGACACATCAGACTAACTTCATTTCTTGTTGTTGAGGGTATTTGAATAGTAAGTCAAGTGAATATTAGAACATAAGATAATTGGATTCTGGCAAAGAATTTGACAATGTCtcttgtgaaaaagaaaagagatatgaATGGGGTGACTAACTCAAACCAAATGCAGTAAGAGTTAGATGTCAATCTGTCAGGAAATCTCTAGTAGGAGCCCCATCTTTTGTCTCATTCTCCTCAAAATTTTCATGAATGATATGAATAAAGGCACAGATAGTAAATGTgtcaaattttcaaatgacagCTGGGAGGGGTACCCAGCACAGTGAGAAAtgggattcaaaaagatcttaaagtaCATAAAAGTACCTGAAACTAACATCATAAACTCATTAATGATGTAAGCAAAGTGTTATAGTTGGATTCCTTGCACATGTATAGGATATAGAATGAAGTTCATATAAAAAAAGACCTGAGAGTCCAGGGAACTAAAATCTTGATATGACCCAACAGTATAATATAGCAGCTAATGGGACCTTTGTTTTTCCATCAAGAATAGCTGTAAGATTTGTCAGAATGAGGACTGAATTAATTTGCCCAGCCAAGGAGTGCCagtcagaggtaagatttgaaaccaggtctttccCTGTCTCCAAAGTCACTTCTCCATCAATCTGGACAAAACACTTTCTCTCTCATGATCTCTAATGTGATCTTAATCATATTAGTGATACTATGTGATCCAGAAGGAAGGGAATGGTGATCCTGCTATATTCTGTCCTGATTAGAGCACATCTGGGTTATAGGATCCAATTCTGAGAGCCATGTTTTAGAAAAAATCTTAACAAGTTGGAGTGTGTTCTGAGGAAGAAACAGGATGCTGAAGGAATTAAAAGCTATTCTGCAAGACAAGGTAAACTCAAGGCATTTAGCCTAcagaagggaagacagagaaaacaTGAGAGTGGTTTGGTTATGGTTAAAAGGTTGTCATGGGGAGCTAGTTCTATTTGACCCCAGAGGTGGACTATCCAAGGGATAGATGGCAGATGTCATCCCAACTTAAGGAAAACAGGGGATATCAAAAGGTGGAGTGGGCTTCCTTCCCGTCACTCAAGTTTTTAGGGGCATGCTGGATGGCCGCTTGGAGGTGGGAGTTGTTCTTTGGGTAGGGGtgagatttttttcagttttgcatTTCTGATTCTCTGAATGAGAAGCACAGTGATATGGCAGATATCCTAGATATCTACATAGACATCTACATCTAAGTAGATATCCCTAGATAACTCTCTaggattatataaattataaggCAGTTGTTGAATCTCATCAAGGAAGGGATTTTTCACATCGATATTGTGAAGAAAGTTTGCTTCAAGATACAAGGTCAATATCTCtcaaaaagcataaaaatgcaaatggaaagatAGCCCAATCTAACTTAGGCTaacataatttaataataatacctctaataactcacatttatattgtTCATTACCACTTACAAAATAATATCACAACAACTTTTTGGGGAAAGTTGTGTAGGGCTCCCCTTTTACAAATTGGCCTAGAATTCTTTGACCAGCATCATTCAGCTAGAATGAGAACCcatgtctcctgactccaaatcttgaTACTCTTCATTAAGAGAGGCAACATGGCCCAGTGGTTAAAACACTAATGTTGGAGTTGGGAAAATGGGTTCAAACATTGTTCTGTTGTTTAAGTGACTCTGTGCGTGGCATCCAACTTCAGTTTATGTCTTTATGCAAACCCTCCAGAACTTTCTAAGaaccagttattattattgttattattgttataatacctcattctcatgtctttttttttttttagatttcatttAGACTAGGGCCAATTGTTATCCAcacagtcaacaaacatttatattaagTGCTACTATTTTCCAGGCATTCTGCTAAGCCCTGAGAATATAAAGGAAGTGATCGTGGTAAAAGTAAGTGATCATGGTAGTAGTGGTACTAataatagtagaagtagtagtaatggtagtaatattgcagtagtagtagtaatggtagtagtaatgtagtagtagtagttatagtagtagtaatggtagtgataatgtagtagtagtagtagtaatggtagtgatattgtagtagtagtagtagtatggtAGTGAtaatgtagtagtagtagtagtagtagtagtagtagtagtagtaatggtcatgatattgtagtagtagtagtagtagtagtagtagtagtgataatgttgtagtaatagtaatagtagtagtagtaatggtagtgataatgtagtagtagtaatggtagtgatattgtagtagtaatagtaatagtagtgataatgtagtagtagtagtaatggtcatgatattgtagtagtagtagtagtagtagtagtagtagtagtagtagtagtagtaatagtgataacattgtagtaatagtagtagtaatggtagtgataatgtagtagtagtagtagtaatagtaatggtagtgataatgtagtaatagtagtagtaataatggtagtgatatcatagtagtagtagtagtggtggtggtggtggtgatggtggtggtgtaatagtaatggtagtagttgTCATTGTTGTAATGATAGTAGAGTTAGTAATGTGGTACTAGTAGTGGTGATggtaataataatgttattgtagtaatagtactactagtagtagtggtggtgtaGTGATcatggtggtagtagtagcagtTGTAGTGGTACTAATAGTGATGATGGTGTAGTAGTGATCataatagtagtggtaatagtaatgatactggtagtagtggtagtggtgatggttgtagtagtaacagtagtagttaCACAGttgcagtagtagtaataatagtagtgacaatggtagtaataataatagtagtactagtagtgatagtggtagtagttagtagtagtagtggtggagTAATATTAGTAGTGATGGTAGTGGTAATTGTGTAATAGTTATAGCAGCAGGAGAAGTGGCAGCAGTCATAGTAATATTTAAGATACCACTGTAACTTTCTCTGACACGGGGCAGCTGGTAGCTCAGTGGGTAGAGGGCTGGGTCTGTAGTAGAAGACCTAAGTTCGAATCCAACCTCAGACCCATAATATCTGCATGAccttgggtgagtcacttaaccctgtctgctggagaaggaaagggcaaactgcTCCTGGTCTCTCTGATCTGACCCCATAAACAACAGAATCCATTTAAAATGTGCACCATCTCTGACCCAGCCCCCCTGACCCTGGGGgtctctccctcattccctcaCACAATACAAGAAGAATGCTCATTCTTTGGTGGGGCTGGAGCTGGGAGCTGAGTGGGGCAGACCCTGGCCCTCTGTCCGGCATGTGGGGTGgggaggatggggaggggagaCCCCCTTTTGATTGGGGTGGTAGGGTTTGCTTGGGCCACTCACGATCTTCTgcagaaagaactggaaaagccAAAAGGTCTCATGGTCATTTTCTACCATCAGCTGGAAGAGCATCATCATCTCATGGAAGCCCTGCTGGTATTCTGGCAGAGATATAGCagagctggggtggggaggggtggaagagaaggcagggggaggggaggggctgaGGGGAGTCGAGGGTCAGGGGCCGGAGGAGGGGAAAGCCAGGGCTCGGGAGGCGGCTTGGGCGGTCCAGAGCAGGTTCCCCTGGGGCAGCTCACCCGTGTCTGTGTTGCACACATAACTCAGCAGCAAGATCTTCTCCAGGCGTTTCTTGTCTATGACCACGTTGCCCATTGGATCCTTGTCATAGAGCCTCTGGATGTCATAGGCTTCAGGAAATTAGGGAGACAAGCACAGAACCCACCCCCAGGGCCTGTGAGAACCCCCTGAGCCAGCAGACAAAGCTGTGGGAGTGCCCATGGCTGGATATTCAGGGCTCTGAGTTGTCGCCCCTTGAGGGTCTGGGAGCACATTTCCCTTGGGTTGTGCCTTTCTCTCAGGGACATTTTTGCAGAGTCTGGGACAACTTGCCTTAGAACTTGGGCTTGGAGAACATAAATAGGAATAGGTAATGTGGAAGGAAGAGCTGTGTCCTTGATAGAACCTTCCGATCTAGCACCCCATTTTTTAAATACAGGTTAGTGTCCAGACTCTTGCAGCATCAGGGAGGAAGACAGGAGTTTATCCCTGACCCAAGATGGAGCAGCAGGGGTAGGTGGGATTGGGACTTGAGAATTTTTTAATCTTCAATAGGTCCCTTCCAGGCTAATCAAGCTGATCTCAGTTTGCCCACAGATCTATTCATCCCTCCTTGATCAAGGCGTTCCCCCTTCTTTCTATCCGCCactatttcttctcccttctccctcccaccaGCACAACCAACTTTGTCCCGTTGGAGGCCCATCTCCATCCTATTTCTTTCAGGAAATTTCCTGCGTCTGTTCCAGTCAACACTGACAGTCCCAGTCTATGGCCTAGATTAATTACCTTGTATTATCTAGGTCTCTTCAGCCATAAAATCTACCTTTAACCCTATCACAGTATGCACCAGGGCAGGTACTTTCCCAGCACCTAGCCCGAGAGGCTCAGCAAAGACTTAATTGTTGATTCATTGGCCAGCAAGTGGCTACAAAAAGCTTGAAAGCATCCAAAGCCAATTGTATAAAGCCTAGGGGGTTCCCTTCCTTGGAAGGGTTTGAGGGAGGGGCTCCTGGGGGGGTCTGTTCAGTTCTGCTCACAGATGTTGTTTCGTGTCTCGATGAAATTCCGGTGCAGATTTTCCAGGAGTGGTTGGATTTTTTCATACATTTCACATAAAGCTTCATAGTTTTTCCTGCAAGGACACAAAGGGGATGTCTTTAGGGGCCCAGCGATGAAAACTTCTGTGACTCAGAGCTAAGGGCCAGTGAAAACAAGAAATCCCTGATCTGCCTGGGGCTATCAAGCATAAATGAAACACACTGTCTCTGGTTGGTGGGTAAGAGCTAATACCGTTCTATTTTCATACCAACCTTAGACAAACTGAACAGGAAGAACAATGGACTTCAGATCTCTTCCAGATATATTCCCAAGGCAGAGAGGGATTCACAGCAGATCTCTGGGGATTCTCTGCTTTCTAACCTTCTTTCTCTATGCCCCTACCATCATAACAAGGCCTGAAGAAGGGTCTCATCTATGTCAGGACACAAGATCCTGTTTGGGGGAAAATGCCCCCCATGGAAGGAAAATGGGGTTCCTAAGAAGGCCTCGGTGAGGATCAGCTGGACGATACCATCACTTGGGAGGCAACTGGGAGAAGGAACAAGACAGGGCTGAGCGGGAAAAGCTCCCTGAATGTGTGAGAAAAGCTCAGGATCCTACTGGCCCCATTTGCCTCTATCTCCTGCTTCATCTTctataaaagatacaaaaagggTTTCTCAGCTCAGTGACACCGGACATCCAGTTATTCTGAGAGAAGGTGTGACTTGTCCCCCAAGAAGTCCAGCTTAGGCCATAAATGCATGGCTGTGGTCTCACTACCCCAATACCTGGGAGCCGGGAGCAGGGCAAGAGGATGCAGTGAAGTCCATCCTGGCCACTCTAGCCCACACTGAACTCTATGCTCTCACCCTCAGAGCCCTTTGAATCAAAATCATTCCTTTTAGAACCAGATTTTATACTAATTGTCTCACATAGGGGAGTAATTATGGGAATAGGATGGAGTCTTCCCACCTGGGAACTTGCCccaaacaataaacatttttattcctCTCCCCCTAAAGTTGAACTGAATGTATGGTTGAGCACATAGGAAGgactagaaaataaaacaaaaaattaaaattaaaacaatggaATTGAAAGGAAAGGTTGTGAAGGCTTTAGACTccgaaaaccacatattaacattatctttgttctattgtattttcgTTTGCTTTGctaaattttccccagtttcaaTTGGATTCAGGCTGTACTCTGGAGAGTTGTGGCAGAAATGCCCTGGGTGTTTGACATCTCTGGCTTAGACCACTATGATGATACTTCTAATAAGGCAAAAAGCAAAGCCCTGGATTTGGAGAGAGAAGAGTGAGTTCCAAACTGAGCTCTATTCTATCTTTTGCAGGATGCTTTCCTGATCCTCCCATTCCTCTTCTGTTTAATTAAGGTGGAtgctattaataaaaattatgataattatggtggtggtgatgatgatgatgggaatgggatggggatgatgataatgaagataATGTTCATGATAATGCtgctgataatgatgatgatgatgttgaaaacaaagtgccttccctctgaaatgGACTTCCATTGTCTTAATACGAATTGGCCATATGACAAGTGAATTTCATCTTGATCTCTTCAAAttgaagctccttgagggcagggaacattttgctttttttctttatctctccatcACTTAATATATTGTCTGGTACAGAGCAAACAGCAAGGTTTGTTGACTAATAAAACACAACTTCCATGAGCCTCATTTTGCTGgtttgtaaaatgaaaacttATGGGTTTATGATATCTAAGGTCACTTCCACattaaaatgatagaatttcaATCCCAATAATAAATCATGGGATTTATGATCCTACTAATAGCCTCATTTATACAGAGGtgtaatatctcatttgattcttacaaggtgAGGAAAAGATGGTTCTCAGGAAATTTAGTTTGAGCAAAGAGGAGAGATGCTTCTTCCTTTGAGACCAGAAGAGTTGATGATAAGAGTAACTCTATTTACACAACACTCCAAGCTTTACTAAGATCTTTCCTTACAATTGCCACTTGATCTGGGGTTTCCCAGTCTGGAAAAAGGTTTCAGAGAAGTAATAAATACAAGTGTTAAGGTTTCCATTGGATAAATGAGAGAACAAGCCTGAGAAACTCATGATTCAGATCTCTGTTCTAGTCTAACccatattttcctccatcctattcccATACTATTACAGATCTATAGCGACCCAACATACTTCCGGGTGCTGTCCACCATCAGACGCTCGTCCTTGGAGCTCCTCCATGAGTAGTAGCCTGTGAGGAACTTCCATGCCTCTGTCCTTACAAAGGGGTGCAGACCCTGTGAGAAGAGTGGGCAAGGGGCCAAAGCCCAAGGTTACATGAAAGCAGAGCAACAAAAGAATTCTGAGTCTCGCTGAGTTTTTCTTCTCCAAaccattccctcctccccctctcctgccCTCTCCTCCTCAGGCCTCCCGGTCCCCCAAGTCTATAAGGATACAGGTGAGATCATGGTGtaatcatttttctccttcccccaattcTCCAGGGGTATTAATGGGACCCTGACGGTaaccacttttttccttttccccaaataAGTGAGAGAACTTACCCTCTCCAGGATATTGAGGCAAATAAAGTCTCGGGATTTGGCTAAGTGACCATTCTCATCAAAGTAGCTATCCCATTCTGTCTTGTCAATTGGTGGTTTCCTCTTCACCTGGTGTGGGTGAACCAATTTAGCACTGTTTTAAAATCTTGTTCAATTTTCTGTTCAAATATTGTCTTAAAATGATGTGTCCTAGAACAGACACTGGTCATTTTAGAAAATAGTTTCTGTAAGAGCTGAGATATTTTTGTAAATCTAAACTGTAGCACTGGCAAATTGTAAAATGGTGGTTGGATGAATATTGCTAGTGAACACCACAGGTAGCAAATAGGCTGTTAGAAAAAGTAATGGTTCCTTCTTACCTCTGAGAAGGGAATACTAATCTGTCTGGTTTGATTGGGGGAAAAGAGTCTTAAGTTTTCTTACTACTTGTTTAGGGATGTACTACATGATTCTGTAACTTCTTTTTCTGCtataggaaaaaaggaagcaaatggGAAATAGGAATGAtggaaaagcaaattaaagtcttttttatAATTAGAAGATGTAGTATGTTCATTGCAAGAACTGTTGCTAGATATAAAAAGTGTTCCGAGTGGGCTTTTGATGGGAAGTTGACTTGAAGTTCTAAAGCAACAGAACTACAGTATAATAAAAACTTTTGACAGTAGAATGAGCTAAGGACAGAAATTTCTATAAGTGAAGTCTGGGCTACACCTAGGATTGGAATGAACCACAGTGGCTAAAGCTCAGGAGAAAAGGAATGATAATGTACCTGGATTATCAACAAGTGTAATGATGGGcatttaccttatttttaaaggtttattcAAACATGTAAAGTAAGTACTTTaagtaaaattgaattttctgttATGGAACCTTACTGTCTCCTGACTATTGCTCCCGTGCTCTTTTGCTAGTCTTATGACATCtgactttttcttattcttatgaTTGTTCTGCATTGCTAATCAGAGGATAGCCCTTGTTCAGACCAGGTACAACATAAGAGATAACACTGTCACATACTTCAATACTGTACAGTCCCTAAAGGGGAAAAAGAGTTTGAATCTCTAAAATCCTAAGCTcagaaaatgatttctaaaatactTCTAGGAAAAAAAGGTTCACGAGAGATAAGAGACTAGGGTGAAAAGGGAACATGGAGCTTGTCGTCTTCTTGGTGGGGCCTTAGAAGgtaagaaagaaggggagggatcAACCTACCCTCCAGCTTCATTTAGCTTattttcaagaggaaaaaatgcatcCAGCTCAAAATTAAGGTGGAtgctattaataaaaatgatgataattatagtggcggtgatgatgatgatgatgatgggaaTGGGGATGGGactggtgatgatgataatgaagataATGCTCATGATAATGctgttgataatgatgatgatgatgatgatgatgatgaaaacaaaaataaccaactcctgggggcagctaggtggtgcagtggatacagcaccagctctgaagtcaggagaacctgagttcaaatctgccctcagacacttaacacttcctagctgtgtgaccctgggcaagtcacatagcCCCAAatgtcttagcaaaaaaaaataataataaccaattcCTGTAGGATGAAATCATCTCCATCTTGTGGAcagattttttctttgaaagcttTCATTGATGTACCCCTCTCTAAACCTCACCTCCTGGTGTATAGTATTCTTCTGCTGACCTCATTCAAACCTATCCTCCCTAGCAGCATACTATGTT
Proteins encoded:
- the TBC1D21 gene encoding TBC1 domain family member 21 — encoded protein: MTTLSPENSFSAMKSASFILVKRKPPIDKTEWDSYFDENGHLAKSRDFICLNILERGLHPFVRTEAWKFLTGYYSWRSSKDERLMVDSTRKKNYEALCEMYEKIQPLLENLHRNFIETRNNISYDIQRLYDKDPMGNVVIDKKRLEKILLLSYVCNTDTEYQQGFHEMMMLFQLMVENDHETFWLFQFFLQKIEHSCVINIGVAKNLEILSSLISFLDPTFAEHLKGKGAGAIQALFPWFCLLFQRAFKSFDDVWRLWEVLLTGKPCRNFQVMVAYSMLQMVKEQILLESMNGENIVMACNNLIDLDADELISSACLVYAELMQRDPPEPLKQFFQ